The DNA region GGCGCAGATCACGACCGGCGGTATCACGGGCAAGATCGTGGATGAGAAGGGGGACCCCCTTCCCGGAGTTCTCGTCACCGCGAGGAACCGCGACACGGGGATCGAGCGCGCCGTCACGACCGACGGGTCCGGCAACTTCTCGCTTCTCGCGCTCCCTCCGGCGACCTACATCGTGCAGGCGACGTTCACGGGGTACGGCGCGCCGCTCAAGACGGTGGTCGTCAACCTGGGGCAGAAGGTGCC from Acidobacteriota bacterium includes:
- a CDS encoding carboxypeptidase regulatory-like domain-containing protein, yielding MRKRRIVQALAALVLLFPLSWMPASAQITTGGITGKIVDEKGDPLPGVLVTARNRDTGIERAVTTDGSGNFSLLALPPATYIVQATFTGYGAPLKTVVVNLGQKVP